The proteins below come from a single Orcinus orca chromosome 6, mOrcOrc1.1, whole genome shotgun sequence genomic window:
- the ZBTB43 gene encoding zinc finger and BTB domain-containing protein 43, translating into MEPGTNSFRVEFPDFSSTILQKLNQQRQQGQLCDVSIVVQGHIFRAHKAVLAASSPYFCDQVLLKNSRRIVLPDVMNPRVFENILLSSYTGRLVMPAPEIVSYLTAASFLQMWHVVDKCTEVLEGNPTVLCQKLNHGSDHQSPSSSSYNGLVESFELGSGGHTDFPKAQELRDGENEEESTKDELSSQLTEHEYLPSNSSTEHDRLSTEMASQDGEEGASDSAEFHYTRPMYSKPSIMAHKRWIHVKPERFEQACEGMDVHASYDEHQVTESINTMQTEHSVQPSGVEEDFHIGEKKVEAEFDEQADESNYDEQVDFYGSSMEEFSGERSDGNLIGHRQEAALATGYSENIEMVTGIKEEASHLGFSATDKLYPCQCGKSFTHKSQRDRHMSMHLGLRPYGCGVCGKKFKMKHHLVGHMKIHTGIKPYECNICAKRFMWRDSFHRHVTSCTKSYEAAKAEQNTTEAN; encoded by the coding sequence ATGGAGCCTGGAACAAACTCTTTTCGAGTAGAATTTCCtgatttttccagcaccattctGCAGAAACTGAACCAGCAGCGCCAGCAAGGACAATTATGTGATGTCTCCATTGTTGTCCAAGGCCACATTTTCCGAGCACACAAAGCCGTTCTTGCTGCCAGTTCACCCTACTTTTGTGACCAGGTACTCCTCAAAAACAGCAGGAGGATTGTTTTGCCTGATGTGATGAACCCCAGAGTGTTTGAGAACATTCTCCTATCAAGTTACACGGGACGTCTAGTAATGCCTGCTCCAGAAATTGTTAGTTACTTAACAGCTGCAAGCTTCCTCCAGATGTGGCATGTGGTAGACAAATGCACTGAGGTTTTAGAAGGAAACCCCACAGTCCTTTGTCAGAAGCTAAATCATGGCAGTGACCACCAGTCTCCCAGCAGCAGTAGTTACAATGGCCTGGTAGAGAGCTTTGAGCTGGGCTCTGGGGGCCATACGGATTTCCCCAAAGCCCAGGAACTGAGGGATGGAGAGAATGAAGAGGAGAGCACCAAAGACGAGCTGTCATCTCAGCTCACCGAGCATGAATACCTTCCTAGCAACTCGTCCACAGAGCATGACCGGCTAAGCACTGAGATGGCGAGCCaggatggggaggagggggccagCGACAGTGCCGAATTCCACTACACCCGGCCCATGTACAGCAAGCCCAGCATAATGGCTCACAAACGCTGGATCCATGTGAAGCCTGAGCGCTTTGAGCAAGCGTGCGAGGGCATGGATGTGCATGCATCCTACGATGAGCACCAGGTCACAGAGTCTATCAACACCATGCAGACAGAGCACTCGGTCCAGCCCTCGGGAGTAGAGGAAGACTTTCACATCGGGGAAAAGAAAGTGGAAGCAGAGTTTGATGAACAGGCTGATGAAAGCAATTATGACGAGCAGGTGGATTTCTATGGCTCTTCCATGGAAGAGTTTTCTGGAGAGAGGTCGGATGGGAATCTCATTGGGCACAGACAGGAGGCTGCCCTAGCAACAGGCTACAGTGAGAATATTGAAATGGTAACAGGGATTAAAGAAGAAGCTTCCCACCTAGGATTCTCAGCCACCGACAAGCTGTATCCTTGTCAGTGTGGGAAAAGTTTCACTCACAAGAGTCAGAGAGATCGACACATGAGCATGCACCTTGGTCTTCGGCCTTATGGCTGTGGTGTCTGTGGTAAGAAATTCAAAATGAAGCATCATCTCGTGGGCCACATGAAAATTCACACAGGCATAAAGCCATATGAGTGTAATATCTGTGCAAAGAGATTTATGTGGAGGGACAGTTTCCACAGGCATGTGACTTCTTGTACCAAGTCCTACGAAGCTGCAAAGGCTGAGCAGAATACGACTGAGGCTAACTAA